In the Flavobacterium sp. 90 genome, TCCTTTTGCTCCATATTTATTGGCAATGGCTGTCATGTAATATTTAAAATCGGGAAAACGCATGCTCAAATTCCAAAGATTTTGATTTCCAACTCCGTGCGTGAATTCGTTATACCAAACCGGATTTGGTGATTTTGTAATTGATTCGAGCTTTTCTAAAAATCCATCCATTGTTTTGAATCCAATCGTGTCATTTGAGCTTTGAACAAATGTTCGGGCATAAATCATTTTATCCAGATTTACTTTTCCCTTTACATCAATTATTGGTCCTGAACCTACAAAAGAAGCTACAGAAAAAGAACCGTTTGCCAAGGCATCTCTTTCATATTCTAACTGATATCCCGGATCGCTTTCTCCTCCAGGAACTACAAAATGAGACATTGTAAATCCTAAATTTTGCTTTATTGAAGCCGTATTTTCTGTTACTTCTTTCAAAAAATTAGTTCCGTGTTTGGTGGCGTGATGAAAACCGTGATTCAAAATATCCCAACCTGCATCGTACATTTCTTTTACTTCCGGCCAGGAAAGATGTCCGCGATTTGCTGGTAAATTGCCAATTGCGGCTCCATTAATGGCTAAACCTATTTTAAACGGGATTTTAGTTCCCAAATTATTAGTGTAAAAAAGTCCTTTTGAAGTCGTTCCGTCTCCGCCTTGATCGTTTTTCCATTCGCTGATTTCTTTACCGCTAATTTTCCCGCCATTCAACAAAGGAAAAGCCGTTAGAAAAGTTGATCGATATCCGTCGTCAGCCGTAAAACTATAAGCCAAATGTTTATTGAATTTTAAAGCCGAAGGTTGAATTTTTACTTTGTCAGCTGACTTTGATTTTATTTTAAATGAAATCAATTTTGGCTGTAAGGAATCCATTTCTGGATTTGGCGTATTTGCTGAACAAAAAAATATTCCATTAATGAGGAGAAAAAATATCGACAAAAAAATTCTCATTTTAGGTTGTGCTATTTTCATTTGAAATATCTGATTTAGAGTTCCTAAAGATACATTTCTTTGAAAAAACTAGTTCAAAAAATTGATATTTCAATAGTTTAAAATTTTATTTAACGATATATAATAACAATTACTAAACAAAACGCAAGTAGTTCTTTTATAATCAATACTTTACAAATAAGGCATGTAGTTTGTTATTTCTTAAATATTCAAAAAATATCAAACTATCTTAATTATGTACCTATCTAATACAAAGACTATTGTGTTTATTACGGGAGCGTTTGTGAGTCATTCTTGCTGGAAGGAATGGATTGTTTTTTTTGAAAATAAAGGTTACAAAGCCGTTGCGCCACCTTGGCCTTATAAAAATGAGTTGACCGAAACTTTAAGAAGTGAACATCCAGATTCTAAAATTGCTCAACTTCGATTAAATATCTTAATTGATTATTATACGGAGATTATCGAAAAACTTACCGAAAAACCTATTTTAATCGGACATTCTTACGGTGGTCTTTTGACGCAATTATTGATTCAAAAAGAACTTGCCGCGGCTGGAGTTTGCATACATTCTTTTCCTCCGAAAGGCGTTATTACCACAAAATTTTCATTTTATAAAGCTACATGGAAATCTTTAGGCTTTTTTTCATCCACAAAACATACCTATTTAATGTCTTTTAAAGAATGGCAATTTGCCTTTACAAACACAATGGAATTTGAGGATCAGAAAGAATCTTATGAAAAATTGGTGATTCCGGAATCTAAGCAAGTAATGCGTGATATTATTTCAAATTCAGCTAAAATTAATTTTAAAAAACCACACGTTCCCATACTTTTTTTATCCGGTTCTAATGATACTATTATACCGTCGTCACTTAATTATTCTAATTTTAAGAAGTACAAAAACCTACATTCTATAACTTGTTATAAAGAATTTGAAAATAAAAATCATTTCGTTCTGGGACAATTAAACTGGGATGAAACCGCTGGTTTTATTGTCAATTGGCTTGAGAAAATCAGTTTAATTTAATTCTCTTTTAATTTCCAGTTTTTTGATTTTTGAATTTAATGTCGAAGGATGAATGTCGAGAATTTCTGCTGCACCTCCGGTTCCGGATATTTTTCCGTTGCATTTTTTCAGAATGTACAAAATATAATCTCGTTCGTTTTCCAGAATAGTTTTTATCGAAAATGATTCGTTTGCCTGATCAGGATGCATTTTTGAAGAAGGTGAAATTTCGATTTCTTTAATTGTGTTTCCGTCTGTCAATAAAATGGCACGTTGAATTACGTGTTCTAATTCTCTAATATTTCCCGGCCAGTTATAATTCATAATCTGCTGCAAGGCGTTTTCTGAAAGTGAAGGCACTTTTCTGCCCATTTTCTCACTGTAAACTTGCATAAAATGACTTGCCAATTCCGGAATATCTTCTTTTCGTTTTTTTAATGGCGGAACCATAATTGGAAAAACATGCAAACGATAATACAAATCCATTCTAAATCGTCCGGCGGCAACTTCTTCTTCTAAGTTTTTATTGGTGGCCGCAACAATTCTAACATCAATTTTTAGAGGAGCTTTTCCTCCAATGCGTTCGATTTCTCTTTCCTGCAAAACTCGCAATAATTTAACCTGAAGTTCCAAAGGCATTTCTCCTATTTCATCCAGAAAAATAGTTCCTCCGTCTGCAAGTTCAAATTTACCGATTCGTTTATCTAAAGCTCCGGTAAAAGCACCTCTTTCATGTCCAAAAAGCAATGATTCTGCAAGATTTTCAGGAATGGCACCACAATTTATAATGACCAAAGGCTTGTCTTTTCGAGGAGAAAGTGCATGAATACTTTGAGCAATTTTTTCTTTTCCAGTTCCACTTTCGCCTAAAACTAAAACGGAAGTATCTGATGGAGCAACTTTTCTGATGTAATCAAAAACAGTTATCATATGGTTACTGTTTCCTATAATTCCTTCAAAACCAATTACGCTTTTTTCAACATTTAAATTTTTATTTACGGTTTCTTTTTTAGTTTTTTCATCCAAATTCAAAGCGCCTCCGGAATACGTTTTATTAATAAACTGAAGCAAATTACTTTCTAAATTTGATAATAATTTTAGATTTTCATCTGAATATACGCTGAAATTTCGGCTATAGAAAGTAAAATAAAACCTTTGAACTGATGCAATTGTAATTGGGAAAACCAAATAAGATTTAATTCCGAAATTATGCGCAATTAAACTTTTTATTGGTGCTTCCTGAAAATTATTAATCAAAGATTCTTCACTATAAATAATAGGTTTAGCATCCGATTTTGATTTTTTGTAGGTATCGTTTAATTCTTTTATTGAAATATCTGCTATTTTGGACAGTTTTTCTGAACTTATAATTTGATAATCGTCTATACTTTTACGCATAATACCCAAATTATCATAAGCAGTTGTATTAAGAAAACCAACTTCTAAATAATCAAACGAAATAAAGGACTGCACTATTTTTGCCAATGCCAAAAGTGATTCTTCTTTTTTTAAATCAGAATTTACGATTTCGTTAATTCCATTTTGAAGTTCTAATTGCTGCACCAATTGTGATTCCAAACTATATTCCTGACGATAAAAAGCAATCTCGAGCGTTGTTAAAACATCTTGTTCTCTAAAAGGTTTTACGATAAATCCATAAGGTTGTGTCGTTTTTGCCTGATCTAAAATACTTTTGCTGGAATTTGCCGATATATAGATAAATCCAATGCGGTTTTCTTTTAGAATTTTGGCAAGATCTATTCCGTTTCGAGTTCCTTTTAACATAATATCGACAAAAACTAAATCCGGCTTTTCGTTCTGAATTTGTTCCAAAGCCTGATCAACAGAACGTGCAATTCCAGTAACTTCATAATTTGCTTTTTCAAGTATTAATTGCAAATCATGTGCCTCAATAAATTGGTCTTCAACAATTAAAATTCTCTTTTTAAAGCTGTTATCAGATGAATTATTGAGATTGCCTGAAGCCGTTTTCATAATTGTGGTATTTTTATTGTTATAAGCGAGGTAATATATTGGTATAAAATTAGTTAATTATTATAAGTAAAATAACATTTTAGGTTAATTTAAATCATCTAAAATTACTTTTATCTGAATTTTCTTCATATAATTCTAAAAACCATTATCGTTATTTCTATATTTGTTTTTCATAAAACCACCCAAAAACCTAATTCCCACCAAATTATGAAAAAAGCAGCGTATGCTCTTTATTTAATCTTCATTATTACGTTTTCTTCCATAGCACAACCACCATCTGTTACAAAATATGATTTAAAGAAAAAAAGACTATTAATACAGTCCAGTTCTATCTTTTTATACAATAGCAATCAAGGAGCTGTAGACGTAGATAGTTCAGTAGTTCTGGCCTGTAAAATTTACAAATTACCTCTTTCCTTAGCATATGATGAAGGATTTAATGATGGTTCGTATTTAATTGGGAGTGATTTAATTGAAAAAGGAAATATTAATTCGGTTTTAAAAGTTCTGGCCCAATCAAAAGGTGAAGACCGAATCAAATTATTGCTTCAATTGGGTAATTTTTACCTTTTTAAATCGGGTGCAAAACCGCAAGATCTTCAAAATGCACTTTTATATATAAAACAAGCGGTTGATGTAAGCAATCAGCTTAAAATAAAAAAATGGCAGAACCTAAGTCTATTGCTCTTAGGAAAATATTATTATCAGGCTAATAATCAAGCAGAAGGCAAAAAATGTTTTTTGCAGATTATTGATAAATGCCGCAAACAAAATGACAAAGCCGGCCTTGCACAAGCTTTGGACGCTTACGGAACTCTTTTGTTTAATCTGGATCCTGAGAAAGAAAAGATCCTGACAGAAGCTATTTCCTTATATGCTTCCTTAGGAATGGAAGAAAAAAGGATTGAAAATTATATGAAGATTACAGTGATTTATTTTTGGGGAAAAAAGGTAAATGAAGCCAAAAAGAGATTATACCAGAATTTAGTTGACTTACGAAAAATAGGTTTTACGCATCAGCAATTTGCAGAATCAACAATTGTCTATCTTGAATTAGGTCAGCATAATATGAAAAGTGCTTTTTATTACGCCCTAAAAAGTGTAAAAAGAATGGAATCCGAAAAAGATTATGCTTTTGCTGATATTTTTTATATGCGTCTGGGTGATGTTTATAATTTATACGGTCATTATGAAGAAGCATTGGAATTGTACACAAAAAGTATCAAAATAGGCCGCCAAAATTTGAATATCGGTACTTGGTACAAAAGTTTTTACGGTGCCGTTGCTGCTTTATCCCTAAAGGGAAAAACGAAAGAAGCTCTTAACTACATCAATTCAATGACGGCAAAATATCCGCCGGTAAATACTTTTGATAAAATGTTTGTTGCCTTCATTAAAGCCAATTGTTATGATCAATTAAAAAATTATGTACAGGCTGAAAAATATTTTAAAGAAGTGGCTTATTTTGCCAAACAGTTAAATACTCCTGAAACCATTAGAGACGTTGTCCATCAATATACTATGATCGCACTGTTTTATATCAAAACAAACAGATTAGAGCAGGCTAAATTTTATACCGATAAAATTTATGCAATCGGCAAAGAAAGTAACAGTCCGCGTAATTCAGAGTATTTTCAGGCTTTGCTTTTTAAAACAGACTCGATTAATGGTAATTATAAAGGTGCACTTGAACATTTTCAAAGAATTAAAAAAATAACCGATTCAATTCATGGCGCAGATAAAAACAGACAAATTGAAGAACTTAAAATTGAATATGAAACTAAAAATAAAGAACAGAAAATTAAACTATTAAATAACCAATCAAGATTGCAGGAAAGCGAATTACAAAAATCGCAACTCTTGAATAATCTATCAATTTGGAGTTTGATTTTATTGCTCATTATTATTGTGTTATTATACAGCCGTTATCGTCTTAAACAACGAAATCATGCTAAACTGGAACTGAAAGAAAAAGAAATCAACCAGAAAAATATTAACTTAAGACATTTATTAGATGAGAAAGAATGGCTGCTGAAAGAGATTCATCATCGTGTAAAAAATAATCTGCAAACGGTAATAAGTCTGTTAAATTCGCAATCAGCCTATCTGGATAATGATATGGCTTTATCAGCCATAAAAAACAGTCAGCACAGAATACATTCTATGTCTTTGATTCATCAAAAATTATATAATTCTGAGAATATTTCAACGATTAATATGCCTAATTATATCAAGGAATTGGTTGAATATTTGAAAGATTCTTTCTCGCTGGGACAAAGAATTCGTTTTGAAATTAAGATAGATCCATTAGAATTAGATGTTGCTCAGGCGGTTCCGCTTGGGTTAATTCTGAACGAAGCGATTACGAATTCTATCAAATATGCTTTTCCTGATGATCGTAGCGGAATGGTTTACATAACGCTTGAAACCATAAAGGAAAACCTTTATTTAATGACTATTGCAGACAACGGAATTGGAATTGATATTGACTTTAGCAATAAAAAAGTAAACTCGTTTGGGATGAGTTTGATAAAAGGTTTGAGCGATGATCTTGAAGCAAAATTTTCGATGGAAAATAATAACGGCACGATTTTGAAAATTGAATTTTCACAAGAATTTCCTCTGAATCAAAAAAGAGAACTAATTTAAAACCTAAATTTGTATCTCAAAAATAAATTCCGATTCTAGACTTTTCCTCAAATGACACATAAAATATTAATTATAGACGACGAAGAAAAACTCAGAAGTCTGTTGGCACGCATTATAAAATCTGAAGGCTTTGAAGTTATCGAAGCCAAAGATTTGAAATCAGGTTTTAAGAAACTCGAACAAACGGATATTGATGTCGTTTTATGTGATGTGAAATTACCTGACGGAAATGGCGTTGACTTTCTTCAAAACATAAAAGGCAGTTTTCCTTTGATTGAAGTTATTTTACTAACGGCTTTCGGAAATATTCCTGACGGTGTTCAAGCCATGAAAAATGGTGCTTTTGATTACATCGTAAAAGGCGATGATAACGACAAAATTATTCCGCTTTTGTACAAAGCTGTTGAAAAGGTGCAGTTACAGAAAAAGGTAAAGCAACTCGAAAAACGCATTGGCGATAAATATTCTTTTAATACCATTATTGGGAAATCAAAAGGAATTGAACAAGTTATTGATCTCGCCAAAAAAGTTGCCAAAACTGATTCTACTGTTTTACTGACAGGCGAAACCGGAACCGGAAAAGAAGTTTTTGCACAAGCAATTCATGAAAATAGTAATCGTATTGGAAAATCTTTTGTCGCTTTAAACTGTAGTACTTTCAGTAAAGAAATTCTGGAAAGTGAACTTTTTGGTCATAAACAAGGTGCTTTTACCGGAGCTTTAAAAGATAAAAAAGGTTTTATTGAAGAAGCAAACGGCGGAACTTTATTCCTGGATGAAATTGGAGAAATGCCAATTGAACTGCAAGCCAAATTATTACGCGTTTTAGAAACTAGCGAATATATTATGATTGGAGACACAACTCCCAAAAAGTCAAATTTCAGATTAATTGCCGCAACCAACAGAGATTTAAAAATAGAAAGTGAAGAACACCGTTTTCGTTCTGATTTATATTTTCGTTTGAATATTTTTGAGATTACCCTTCCGCCTTTGCGCGAAAGAATAAAAGATATTCTGCCTATAACAAACTATTTTGTAAAGCAATTTTCTGAAAAAACGAATAAAAAAAACCTGAACGTTTCTGATGATTTTATTCAGAAATTAGAAAATTATTCCTGGCCGGGAAATATCCGAGAACTTAAAAATGTTATCGAAAGATCTGTTATTCTAAGCAATGGCGATATTTTGACCGCTGATGTTTTACCATACGAAATGCAGCATCAACCTGAAAAAGCTACAAAATCAATGTCCGCTTTTTCTATGCAAAGCGTTGAAAAACTACATATTCAGAAAGTTTTAAATTACACAAAAGGTAATAAAGCCGAAACTGCTCGTTTACTAGAAATTGGAATTGCGACTTTGTATCGAAAGTTAGAAGAATATAGTATTCAATAACAATTGCAAATTTCAATATCAAACTCAAAGGAGATTACATTTTACAATTAATAATTAATAATTAATAATTAATAATTAATAATTAAAATCATCCTATCATTTCAATAATAGCTTATCATTTTGATAGGCTTTTTTTATGCCTGATTTTTGGCACGAAACTACATTTCTTTCATTGACAACACTTTAGACATAACTTGAATTTTTCGGAACATATTTTGGCATAAGTGGGAAGAACATAAAAATTCATTCTCATGAAAAACCAAGTGACCTCAATCTACAAACAAGCTGAACGCTTTGCTGAAATAACCAAAAAATCTATTATTTCCGGTAACATCGTTCGTGCAAAAAAATGCCTTGCTCTTGCTGAACGCCTTTTTATAAGCGGAAGTAACGAAACTAAAAATGCCATTTCTAATGTGTATGTTTTCTCTGTTTCTTCTTTTATGGAAGTACGCCACTGCAACATTTCACATCTTTTTCCTCAAACGCTTAAAGCGGAATATATCAAACAAATTAATACGTCTGGTGTGTAAAATGTCTTTTGTAAAATGTAAAATGCATTTCACTTTTCTTACCACATCTCACTTTTTACATTTCACAAATCTAAAAATCTAAAATCATTTAATATGTTAATCACTTTTCTTTTACTCGCATTAGGCTTACTACTATTTGCCATTTGTTTTAAATCAGTTGAATTTTTTGAAAAAATCTAAATCATGACTGCACTATTTATTGTTTCCATCGCCGTTTTCGGC is a window encoding:
- a CDS encoding polysaccharide deacetylase family protein, which encodes MKIAQPKMRIFLSIFFLLINGIFFCSANTPNPEMDSLQPKLISFKIKSKSADKVKIQPSALKFNKHLAYSFTADDGYRSTFLTAFPLLNGGKISGKEISEWKNDQGGDGTTSKGLFYTNNLGTKIPFKIGLAINGAAIGNLPANRGHLSWPEVKEMYDAGWDILNHGFHHATKHGTNFLKEVTENTASIKQNLGFTMSHFVVPGGESDPGYQLEYERDALANGSFSVASFVGSGPIIDVKGKVNLDKMIYARTFVQSSNDTIGFKTMDGFLEKLESITKSPNPVWYNEFTHGVGNQNLWNLSMRFPDFKYYMTAIANKYGAKGDDSIWMAPWQEVYEYIWLRDRIKINYSQNNKEGIVTIELPEIPETFRYRAISLAIDTPAKFEIESTSTDFKISSDGKNKHKLITIELK
- a CDS encoding alpha/beta hydrolase, whose amino-acid sequence is MYLSNTKTIVFITGAFVSHSCWKEWIVFFENKGYKAVAPPWPYKNELTETLRSEHPDSKIAQLRLNILIDYYTEIIEKLTEKPILIGHSYGGLLTQLLIQKELAAAGVCIHSFPPKGVITTKFSFYKATWKSLGFFSSTKHTYLMSFKEWQFAFTNTMEFEDQKESYEKLVIPESKQVMRDIISNSAKINFKKPHVPILFLSGSNDTIIPSSLNYSNFKKYKNLHSITCYKEFENKNHFVLGQLNWDETAGFIVNWLEKISLI
- a CDS encoding sigma 54-interacting response regulator translates to MKTASGNLNNSSDNSFKKRILIVEDQFIEAHDLQLILEKANYEVTGIARSVDQALEQIQNEKPDLVFVDIMLKGTRNGIDLAKILKENRIGFIYISANSSKSILDQAKTTQPYGFIVKPFREQDVLTTLEIAFYRQEYSLESQLVQQLELQNGINEIVNSDLKKEESLLALAKIVQSFISFDYLEVGFLNTTAYDNLGIMRKSIDDYQIISSEKLSKIADISIKELNDTYKKSKSDAKPIIYSEESLINNFQEAPIKSLIAHNFGIKSYLVFPITIASVQRFYFTFYSRNFSVYSDENLKLLSNLESNLLQFINKTYSGGALNLDEKTKKETVNKNLNVEKSVIGFEGIIGNSNHMITVFDYIRKVAPSDTSVLVLGESGTGKEKIAQSIHALSPRKDKPLVIINCGAIPENLAESLLFGHERGAFTGALDKRIGKFELADGGTIFLDEIGEMPLELQVKLLRVLQEREIERIGGKAPLKIDVRIVAATNKNLEEEVAAGRFRMDLYYRLHVFPIMVPPLKKRKEDIPELASHFMQVYSEKMGRKVPSLSENALQQIMNYNWPGNIRELEHVIQRAILLTDGNTIKEIEISPSSKMHPDQANESFSIKTILENERDYILYILKKCNGKISGTGGAAEILDIHPSTLNSKIKKLEIKRELN
- a CDS encoding sensor histidine kinase translates to MKKAAYALYLIFIITFSSIAQPPSVTKYDLKKKRLLIQSSSIFLYNSNQGAVDVDSSVVLACKIYKLPLSLAYDEGFNDGSYLIGSDLIEKGNINSVLKVLAQSKGEDRIKLLLQLGNFYLFKSGAKPQDLQNALLYIKQAVDVSNQLKIKKWQNLSLLLLGKYYYQANNQAEGKKCFLQIIDKCRKQNDKAGLAQALDAYGTLLFNLDPEKEKILTEAISLYASLGMEEKRIENYMKITVIYFWGKKVNEAKKRLYQNLVDLRKIGFTHQQFAESTIVYLELGQHNMKSAFYYALKSVKRMESEKDYAFADIFYMRLGDVYNLYGHYEEALELYTKSIKIGRQNLNIGTWYKSFYGAVAALSLKGKTKEALNYINSMTAKYPPVNTFDKMFVAFIKANCYDQLKNYVQAEKYFKEVAYFAKQLNTPETIRDVVHQYTMIALFYIKTNRLEQAKFYTDKIYAIGKESNSPRNSEYFQALLFKTDSINGNYKGALEHFQRIKKITDSIHGADKNRQIEELKIEYETKNKEQKIKLLNNQSRLQESELQKSQLLNNLSIWSLILLLIIIVLLYSRYRLKQRNHAKLELKEKEINQKNINLRHLLDEKEWLLKEIHHRVKNNLQTVISLLNSQSAYLDNDMALSAIKNSQHRIHSMSLIHQKLYNSENISTINMPNYIKELVEYLKDSFSLGQRIRFEIKIDPLELDVAQAVPLGLILNEAITNSIKYAFPDDRSGMVYITLETIKENLYLMTIADNGIGIDIDFSNKKVNSFGMSLIKGLSDDLEAKFSMENNNGTILKIEFSQEFPLNQKRELI
- a CDS encoding sigma-54 dependent transcriptional regulator; its protein translation is MTHKILIIDDEEKLRSLLARIIKSEGFEVIEAKDLKSGFKKLEQTDIDVVLCDVKLPDGNGVDFLQNIKGSFPLIEVILLTAFGNIPDGVQAMKNGAFDYIVKGDDNDKIIPLLYKAVEKVQLQKKVKQLEKRIGDKYSFNTIIGKSKGIEQVIDLAKKVAKTDSTVLLTGETGTGKEVFAQAIHENSNRIGKSFVALNCSTFSKEILESELFGHKQGAFTGALKDKKGFIEEANGGTLFLDEIGEMPIELQAKLLRVLETSEYIMIGDTTPKKSNFRLIAATNRDLKIESEEHRFRSDLYFRLNIFEITLPPLRERIKDILPITNYFVKQFSEKTNKKNLNVSDDFIQKLENYSWPGNIRELKNVIERSVILSNGDILTADVLPYEMQHQPEKATKSMSAFSMQSVEKLHIQKVLNYTKGNKAETARLLEIGIATLYRKLEEYSIQ
- the kdpF gene encoding K(+)-transporting ATPase subunit F, which codes for MTALFIVSIAVFGYLVYVLIKPEKF